The following are encoded together in the Streptomyces sp. NBC_00358 genome:
- a CDS encoding MFS transporter — protein MGPDAQADGRGGSRDDGPGAGELGASAEGADPRRWRALWVSLAAGFMSLLDVTIVAVALPSMQRDLHASAPSIQWVVSGYALTFALVLVTAGRLGDAIGRRRIFLLALAGFVLCSAAAGAAPTITLLVVARLAQGVAAGCLAPQNSALIQQMFRGAERGRAFGLFGATVGISSAVGPVIGGLILMLADGPQGWRWIFYVNVPVGAVAFLLGLRLLPRVVPGHRERLDLRGVALLGCGVLAMMLPLVLAESGGVRRLWWLFPVGAALLMAFAWWERRLAAGGGRPLLHPRLVTSTRGYAVGATIAALYFVGFSGVWLVFALYFQNGQGYSPLRSGLAVTPFALGSAAAAVVAGRLVERLGRLLTVCGLAVVALGLGGAVLALRLASGDTALWFAAPVLFAGGLGSGCVISPNVTMTLRDVPVRMAGAAGGALQTAQRLGGAVGTAALPGLFYVVLGTGRHDYRSAVVIAIGSGIVFILGAFGLAVHDWLRDRRPRPPPRPPEPSHGPSRATRL, from the coding sequence GTGGGACCGGACGCGCAGGCAGACGGACGCGGCGGAAGCCGGGACGACGGGCCCGGGGCCGGCGAGCTGGGGGCGTCGGCCGAGGGCGCCGATCCGCGGCGCTGGCGTGCTCTGTGGGTCAGCCTGGCGGCCGGGTTCATGAGCCTGCTCGACGTCACCATCGTCGCGGTGGCCCTGCCGTCGATGCAGCGTGACCTGCACGCCAGTGCCCCGTCCATCCAGTGGGTCGTCTCCGGCTACGCCCTCACCTTCGCGCTCGTACTCGTAACGGCCGGACGGCTGGGCGACGCGATCGGCCGACGGCGGATCTTCCTTCTCGCGCTCGCCGGCTTCGTCCTGTGCAGCGCCGCGGCGGGCGCGGCCCCGACCATCACCCTCCTCGTCGTGGCCCGACTGGCGCAGGGCGTGGCGGCCGGCTGCCTCGCGCCGCAGAACTCCGCCCTCATCCAGCAGATGTTCCGGGGAGCCGAGCGCGGCCGGGCCTTCGGCCTCTTCGGTGCGACGGTCGGCATCTCCAGCGCGGTGGGCCCCGTCATCGGGGGACTGATCCTGATGCTCGCCGACGGGCCGCAGGGCTGGCGCTGGATCTTCTACGTGAACGTGCCGGTCGGAGCCGTCGCGTTCCTGCTGGGCCTGCGCCTGCTGCCCAGGGTCGTTCCGGGCCACCGGGAGCGACTGGACCTGCGCGGCGTCGCGCTGCTCGGCTGCGGTGTGCTCGCGATGATGCTTCCGCTGGTCCTCGCGGAGTCCGGCGGTGTACGGAGGCTGTGGTGGCTGTTCCCGGTGGGGGCGGCGCTGCTCATGGCGTTCGCGTGGTGGGAGCGGCGGCTGGCGGCGGGCGGCGGCCGACCGCTCCTGCATCCTCGCCTGGTCACGAGCACGCGGGGGTATGCCGTCGGTGCGACCATCGCCGCCCTGTACTTCGTGGGGTTCAGCGGGGTGTGGCTGGTGTTCGCCCTCTACTTCCAGAACGGTCAGGGTTACTCGCCGCTGCGTTCGGGGCTCGCGGTGACCCCTTTCGCCCTCGGTTCGGCCGCGGCGGCCGTGGTGGCCGGGCGGCTGGTGGAGCGGCTGGGCAGGCTGCTGACCGTCTGCGGTCTCGCTGTCGTGGCCCTCGGGCTCGGCGGAGCGGTCCTGGCGCTGCGTCTCGCTTCCGGGGACACCGCCCTGTGGTTCGCGGCTCCCGTCCTGTTCGCCGGCGGTCTGGGGAGCGGCTGTGTCATCTCGCCCAATGTCACGATGACCCTGCGGGACGTGCCGGTGCGCATGGCGGGCGCGGCCGGCGGTGCGTTGCAGACGGCCCAGCGACTGGGCGGCGCCGTCGGTACGGCCGCGCTGCCGGGGCTCTTCTACGTGGTGCTCGGCACCGGCCGCCACGACTACCGGTCCGCCGTTGTGATCGCCATCGGTTCCGGGATCGTGTTCATCCTGGGCGCCTTCGGCCTGGCTGTCCACGACTGGCTGCGCGACCGAAGGCCCCGGCCTCCGCCCCGCCCACCGGAACCGTCCCACGGGCCCAGCCGTGCGACTCGGCTCTGA
- a CDS encoding M4 family metallopeptidase codes for MNRQHPSARRRRHAAVLALSTAASLLVLGVQPGSASAAPGSHARADHAPAKIVARSRAGAAQVPLSPARRTALVKSAGAAVGATAKRLGLGAREKLLVKDVVQDVDGTTHTRYERTYAGLPVIGGDLVEHRKGALSTVSEATRATITVPSVRPRIAAADAAAKALTAGRKAAVGRSRVDGAPRLVVWAAGTHPVLAWESVIEGFQRDGTPSELHVITDADSGKVASRYQGVDTGTGTGQYVGSVPLSTTPSGSSYQLVDGDRAGHRTYDLNQGTSGTGTLYTDDNDVWGDGTQSDRQTAGVDVAYGAAATWDYYKDVFGRNGIRNDGVAAYSRAHYGNNYVNAFWSDSCFCMTYGDGASNTHPLTALDVAAHEMSHGVTSATANLNYSGESGGLNEATSDIFAAAVEFHANLAADVPDYLVGEKIDIRGNGTPLRYMDKPSKDGSSRDYWDSSLGGLDVHYSSGPANHFFYLLSEGSGAKTVNGVPYDSPTHDGVPVTGIGIENAAAIWYRALTTYMTSTTDYAGARVASLQAAADLFGAYSATYLAVADAWAGINVGDRIALGVNVAPVADQTSGVGQEVSLQVNAYTTNTGASLTYTATGLPDGLAISDGGLISGVPTTTGTSDTTVTVTDSTGAAVSVSFQWRVAYIYANGTRVDIPDLGPAVESPITITGRPGNASATTEVYVNIVHTYRGDLTVDLVGPDGTVYSLLNRSGGSADNVDQTFTVDASAQPVEGTWKLRVRDLASIDVGYIQEWRITP; via the coding sequence TTGAACCGGCAACACCCTTCCGCCCGTCGGCGCAGACACGCCGCGGTCCTCGCCCTCTCGACCGCGGCTTCGTTACTGGTCCTCGGCGTCCAGCCGGGCTCCGCGTCCGCCGCCCCCGGGAGCCACGCTCGCGCGGACCACGCTCCCGCCAAGATCGTCGCCCGGTCCCGGGCCGGCGCGGCCCAGGTCCCGCTGTCCCCGGCCAGGCGCACCGCCCTGGTCAAGAGTGCCGGAGCCGCGGTGGGCGCCACCGCGAAGCGGCTCGGTCTCGGAGCTCGGGAGAAGCTCCTCGTCAAGGACGTCGTCCAGGACGTGGACGGGACGACCCACACGCGGTACGAGCGCACCTACGCGGGACTTCCTGTGATCGGCGGTGATCTGGTCGAACACCGCAAGGGCGCCCTGAGCACCGTGTCCGAGGCGACGCGCGCCACCATCACCGTTCCGAGCGTCAGGCCGAGGATCGCCGCCGCCGACGCGGCGGCGAAGGCGCTCACGGCGGGCAGGAAGGCGGCGGTCGGGCGGTCCAGGGTCGACGGGGCGCCCCGGCTCGTCGTCTGGGCCGCGGGCACGCACCCGGTGCTCGCCTGGGAGTCGGTGATCGAGGGCTTCCAGCGCGACGGCACACCGAGCGAGCTGCACGTCATCACCGACGCGGACTCCGGCAAGGTCGCCTCCCGGTACCAGGGCGTGGACACCGGCACGGGAACGGGCCAGTACGTGGGTTCGGTACCGCTCTCCACCACGCCGTCCGGATCGTCGTACCAACTGGTCGACGGGGACCGTGCGGGACACCGCACCTACGACCTCAACCAGGGAACCTCCGGCACCGGAACCCTCTATACGGATGACAACGATGTCTGGGGTGACGGTACCCAGAGCGACCGGCAGACCGCCGGTGTCGACGTGGCCTACGGAGCCGCGGCCACCTGGGACTACTACAAGGACGTATTCGGCCGCAACGGCATCCGCAACGACGGTGTGGCCGCGTACAGCCGGGCCCACTACGGAAACAACTACGTCAACGCGTTCTGGTCGGACAGTTGCTTCTGCATGACCTACGGCGACGGCGCGAGCAACACCCATCCGCTGACGGCGCTGGACGTGGCGGCCCACGAGATGAGCCACGGTGTCACCAGCGCCACCGCGAACCTGAACTACTCGGGAGAGTCCGGCGGCCTCAACGAAGCGACGTCGGACATCTTCGCCGCGGCGGTGGAGTTCCACGCGAACCTCGCGGCCGACGTCCCCGACTACCTGGTCGGCGAGAAGATCGACATCCGCGGCAACGGCACCCCGCTGCGCTACATGGACAAGCCGTCCAAGGACGGTTCCTCCCGCGACTACTGGGACTCCTCGCTCGGCGGCCTCGACGTCCACTACTCCTCGGGGCCGGCGAACCACTTCTTCTACCTGCTCTCCGAGGGGAGCGGCGCGAAGACCGTCAACGGTGTGCCGTACGACAGTCCGACCCATGACGGCGTGCCCGTGACCGGCATCGGCATCGAGAACGCCGCCGCGATCTGGTACCGGGCGCTGACGACGTACATGACGTCGACGACCGACTACGCCGGCGCCCGGGTCGCCAGCCTCCAGGCCGCCGCCGATCTCTTCGGCGCCTACAGCGCCACCTATCTCGCCGTGGCCGACGCCTGGGCCGGCATCAACGTCGGCGACCGGATCGCCCTGGGTGTCAACGTCGCGCCGGTCGCCGACCAGACCTCCGGGGTCGGCCAGGAAGTGTCCCTCCAGGTGAACGCCTACACCACCAACACCGGCGCGAGCCTGACGTACACGGCCACCGGACTGCCGGACGGCCTGGCCATCAGTGACGGCGGTCTGATCTCCGGGGTCCCGACCACCACGGGGACCAGCGACACGACGGTGACGGTGACCGACAGCACCGGCGCGGCCGTATCGGTCTCCTTCCAGTGGCGGGTCGCCTACATCTACGCCAACGGCACCCGCGTGGACATCCCGGACCTCGGGCCCGCGGTCGAGTCGCCCATCACGATCACGGGCCGGCCCGGCAACGCCTCGGCGACCACGGAGGTCTACGTCAACATCGTCCACACCTACCGCGGCGATCTGACGGTCGATCTGGTCGGCCCCGACGGCACCGTGTACTCCCTCCTGAACCGCAGCGGCGGTTCGGCCGACAACGTGGACCAGACGTTCACGGTGGACGCCTCGGCCCAGCCCGTGGAGGGCACCTGGAAGCTGCGTGTCCGGGACCTCGCGTCGATCGACGTGGGCTACATCCAGGAGTGGCGGATCACTCCCTGA
- a CDS encoding helix-turn-helix transcriptional regulator, with product MSFFTRGEGSTELAGVQLAHQATASLAGLLAGLGKTRADLARAMGVSPGRVSQIMSGEANLTVRTLAAAAEALGADVEIRFSPRRPEAAEEASVRSGESSTLRGSGIPTHR from the coding sequence ATGAGCTTCTTCACTCGTGGTGAAGGCAGCACCGAGTTAGCCGGAGTTCAGTTGGCGCACCAGGCGACAGCTTCTCTGGCAGGCCTGTTGGCGGGCCTGGGCAAGACACGTGCGGACCTGGCCAGAGCCATGGGCGTCAGTCCCGGCCGGGTCAGTCAGATCATGTCGGGCGAGGCGAACCTGACGGTGCGCACGCTGGCCGCGGCGGCGGAAGCGCTGGGAGCGGACGTCGAGATCAGGTTTTCTCCTCGCCGCCCAGAGGCCGCGGAAGAGGCGTCCGTGAGGAGCGGAGAGTCCTCGACCCTACGTGGAAGCGGCATCCCGACACATCGATAG
- a CDS encoding OsmC family protein yields the protein MTDDNLRHVTVERTGTGHFTATNARGGTIAFGTGSGPGAEDAFTPVELLLAAIGGCSAADVDVATSRHAEPTRFTVSVTGDKVGDASGNRMTDLAVTFSVSFPDGESGDRARAILPRAVRTSHDRLCTVSRTVEAGTPVAVTVADV from the coding sequence ATGACCGACGACAACCTGCGCCACGTCACCGTCGAGCGGACCGGCACCGGGCATTTCACCGCGACGAACGCGCGGGGCGGGACCATCGCCTTCGGGACCGGTTCCGGACCCGGCGCCGAGGACGCGTTCACCCCGGTCGAGTTGCTGCTCGCCGCCATCGGGGGCTGCTCCGCGGCCGATGTCGATGTCGCGACCAGCCGCCACGCGGAGCCCACGCGGTTCACGGTGAGCGTGACCGGCGACAAGGTCGGCGACGCCTCCGGAAACCGGATGACCGACCTCGCGGTCACGTTCTCCGTGTCGTTCCCGGACGGCGAGTCCGGCGACCGGGCCCGCGCGATCCTCCCCCGGGCCGTCAGGACCTCCCACGACCGGCTCTGCACGGTCAGCCGAACGGTCGAGGCCGGGACCCCCGTCGCCGTGACGGTCGCCGACGTCTGA
- a CDS encoding Ppx/GppA phosphatase family protein, whose product MVNTVRQAGVLDVGCHSALLTVARRRAGIDMEQVLSRKVRLQLHETLDATGRLDKAGVRSVQLAVAETLAEDRESLPEVYAFATSVIRDAPNREEVLAQVASATGTRLRVLSGEEEARLAYVAARHWAGARSGSLLVLDIGGGTVEIASGTAKQPRTVLSLPLGARTVTRDWRLDEAVSSKRRLAEVRDHLSDRLAEVSALPRAEPDGRVLACSKTFTQLARYTTAGRDRSRAVQRLTLDEVRAAVDVLARNGSAGRGRLPGISRHRAGQSLAGALVAEALMEACRATSVEISPWSTREGLLLERLGALRTKSSARR is encoded by the coding sequence GTGGTTAACACAGTGCGGCAGGCAGGTGTACTGGACGTCGGGTGCCACAGCGCGTTGCTCACCGTGGCGCGCCGCCGCGCCGGGATCGACATGGAGCAGGTGCTGTCCCGCAAGGTACGGCTCCAGTTGCACGAGACGCTCGACGCCACGGGCAGGCTGGACAAGGCAGGCGTACGCAGTGTGCAGCTGGCCGTGGCCGAAACCCTCGCCGAGGACCGGGAGTCCTTGCCGGAGGTGTACGCGTTCGCCACATCGGTGATTCGCGACGCGCCCAACCGCGAGGAGGTCCTCGCCCAGGTGGCCAGCGCCACCGGAACCCGGCTGCGGGTGCTGTCGGGCGAGGAGGAGGCCCGGCTGGCCTATGTGGCCGCACGCCACTGGGCCGGCGCGCGAAGCGGTTCCCTGCTGGTGCTCGACATCGGCGGTGGCACCGTCGAGATCGCGTCCGGCACGGCCAAGCAGCCGCGTACCGTCCTCTCCCTGCCGCTGGGAGCCCGGACGGTCACCCGCGACTGGAGACTCGACGAGGCCGTGTCCTCGAAGCGGCGGCTCGCCGAGGTGCGCGACCATCTCAGCGACCGCCTGGCCGAGGTGTCCGCCCTGCCGCGGGCCGAGCCGGACGGGCGGGTGCTGGCCTGTTCCAAGACCTTCACACAGCTCGCCCGCTACACGACCGCCGGCCGCGACCGCTCCCGGGCCGTGCAGCGCCTCACCCTCGACGAGGTACGGGCCGCGGTGGACGTGCTGGCCCGGAACGGGTCCGCGGGCCGCGGCCGGCTGCCCGGGATCTCACGTCACCGGGCCGGACAGTCCCTGGCCGGCGCGCTGGTCGCGGAGGCGCTGATGGAGGCCTGCCGGGCCACGAGCGTGGAGATCTCCCCCTGGTCCACCCGGGAGGGTCTGCTCCTGGAGCGCCTGGGTGCCCTGCGCACCAAGAGTTCCGCCCGCCGCTGA
- a CDS encoding response regulator transcription factor codes for MTSVLIVDDQPLQRLGFRMLLESTPDTEVVGEASHGGDAVRRAAELRPDVILMDVRMPGMDGIEATRRVVASGGRSRVLILTTFDLDEYAYAALRAGASGFLLKDAHPEELLAGIRAVAAGDAVIAPALTRRLLDAYAKHLPNDPTTGRPQDDPRVNALTEREYEIFVAIGEGWSNSEIAERLVVAESTVKTHVGRVLSKVGVRDRVQAVILAYDLGVVRPNPPD; via the coding sequence GTGACGAGCGTGCTCATCGTCGACGACCAGCCGCTGCAACGCCTCGGCTTTCGCATGCTCCTGGAGAGCACGCCGGACACCGAAGTCGTCGGCGAGGCGTCCCACGGCGGCGACGCCGTCCGGCGGGCGGCCGAGCTCCGCCCCGACGTCATCCTGATGGACGTACGGATGCCCGGCATGGACGGCATCGAGGCCACCCGCCGGGTCGTCGCGTCCGGTGGCCGCTCCCGCGTCCTGATCCTGACCACGTTCGACCTGGACGAATACGCCTACGCGGCACTGCGCGCGGGAGCCAGCGGGTTCCTCCTCAAGGACGCCCATCCGGAGGAACTGCTCGCGGGTATCCGCGCGGTCGCCGCGGGCGACGCGGTCATCGCGCCCGCGCTGACCCGCCGTCTCCTGGACGCCTACGCCAAGCATCTGCCCAACGATCCGACGACCGGCAGACCCCAGGACGACCCCCGCGTCAACGCCCTCACCGAGCGGGAGTACGAGATCTTCGTCGCCATCGGCGAGGGCTGGAGCAACAGCGAGATCGCCGAGCGGCTGGTCGTCGCGGAATCCACGGTCAAGACCCACGTCGGCCGCGTCCTGTCGAAGGTGGGCGTCCGGGACCGCGTCCAGGCCGTCATCCTCGCCTACGACCTCGGTGTCGTCCGCCCGAACCCGCCCGACTGA
- a CDS encoding discoidin domain-containing protein, with amino-acid sequence MKLRTLGVALAAMAALITLPLQRPAAAADLPLSQGKTATSSSDENGGTPAAYAVDGDTATRWSSAATDTQWLQVDLGASATITKVVLNWEAAYGSDYRIQTSPDGSTWTDVKTVTGGDGGTDSLDVSGQGRYVRMYGVHRATQYGYSLWEFQVFGTSGTTTPATCGTANAAQGKTATASTTENAASPASAAFDGDTTTRWSSTFADPQWVQVDLGTTSDLCRIDLNWEAAYGKAFQIQASTDGQNWTTLKTVTDGTGGTASYDVSGQGRYVRIYGTTRGTAYGYSLWEVAVHTGTGSGTPPVQGGGDLGPNVIVVDPSTPDLQAKFDQVFAQQESNQFGSGRYQFLMKPGTYNGINAQLGFYTSISGLGLNPDDTHINGDITVDAGWFNGNATQNFWRSAENLSITPSNGTDRWAVAQAAPFRRIHVQGGLNLAPAGYGWASGGYIADSKIDGTVGPYSQQQWYTRDSSVGGWTNGVWNMTFTGVQGAPATNFDSGPYTTLDTTPVSREKPFLYMDGSTYKVFVPSKRTNARGVSWPNTAGTSIPLDQFYVVKAGATAATINAALAQGLNLLFTPGVYHLDQTINVTRANTVVLGLGLATIVPDNGIDAMHVADVDGVRLAGFLIDAGRSNSDTLLQIGPSGSSADHSANPTTMQDVFVRIGGAGPGLATNSVVVNSDDVVIDHTWLWRADHGDGVGWDTNRADYGLVVNGDDVLATGLFVEHFNKYDVLWNGENGRTIFFQNEKAYDVPNAAAITHDGIVGYAAYKVADSVAVHEAWGLGSYCNFTTDPTIVQAHGFQVPVKTGVKMHDILVISLGGKGQYAHVINNTGAPTSGTDTVPSKVTQFP; translated from the coding sequence ATGAAACTCAGAACCCTGGGTGTCGCGCTGGCCGCAATGGCCGCGCTCATCACCCTGCCCTTGCAGAGACCGGCCGCCGCGGCCGATCTCCCGCTGTCCCAGGGCAAGACGGCAACGTCCTCCTCGGACGAGAACGGCGGCACTCCCGCCGCCTACGCCGTCGACGGCGACACCGCCACCCGGTGGTCCTCGGCCGCCACGGACACCCAGTGGCTCCAGGTCGACCTCGGTGCCTCGGCCACGATCACCAAGGTCGTCCTCAACTGGGAGGCCGCGTACGGCAGCGACTACCGCATCCAGACGTCCCCGGACGGCAGTACCTGGACCGACGTCAAGACAGTGACCGGCGGCGACGGGGGCACCGACAGCCTCGACGTGTCGGGCCAGGGCCGCTACGTGCGGATGTACGGCGTCCACCGCGCGACCCAATACGGCTACTCCCTCTGGGAGTTCCAGGTGTTCGGCACCAGCGGCACCACCACCCCCGCGACCTGTGGCACGGCCAACGCGGCGCAGGGGAAGACGGCCACCGCCTCCACCACCGAGAACGCGGCCAGCCCGGCCTCCGCCGCCTTCGACGGCGACACGACGACGCGCTGGTCCAGCACCTTCGCCGACCCGCAGTGGGTCCAGGTCGACCTGGGTACGACCAGCGACCTGTGCCGGATCGACCTCAACTGGGAGGCCGCGTACGGCAAGGCCTTCCAGATCCAGGCCTCGACGGACGGCCAGAACTGGACCACCCTCAAGACCGTCACCGACGGCACCGGGGGCACGGCGTCCTACGACGTCTCCGGCCAGGGCCGTTACGTACGGATCTACGGGACGACCCGCGGCACCGCGTACGGGTACTCCCTGTGGGAGGTCGCCGTCCACACCGGTACCGGAAGCGGCACCCCGCCGGTGCAGGGCGGTGGTGACCTCGGGCCCAACGTCATCGTCGTGGACCCCTCGACGCCCGACCTGCAGGCCAAGTTCGACCAGGTCTTCGCCCAGCAGGAGTCGAACCAGTTCGGTTCCGGCCGCTACCAGTTCCTGATGAAGCCCGGCACCTACAACGGCATCAACGCCCAACTCGGCTTCTACACCTCGATCTCGGGCCTCGGCCTCAACCCCGACGACACCCACATCAACGGCGACATCACCGTGGACGCGGGCTGGTTCAACGGCAACGCCACCCAGAACTTCTGGCGTTCGGCGGAGAACCTGTCGATCACGCCTTCCAACGGCACCGACCGCTGGGCGGTGGCACAGGCCGCCCCCTTCCGCCGCATCCACGTCCAGGGCGGCCTCAACCTCGCCCCGGCGGGCTACGGTTGGGCCTCCGGCGGCTACATCGCCGACTCGAAGATCGACGGCACGGTCGGCCCGTACTCGCAGCAGCAGTGGTACACCCGTGACAGCTCCGTCGGAGGCTGGACCAACGGCGTCTGGAACATGACCTTCACGGGTGTCCAGGGAGCACCGGCGACGAACTTCGACTCCGGCCCGTACACCACCCTGGACACCACCCCGGTCTCCCGCGAGAAGCCCTTCCTCTACATGGACGGCAGCACCTACAAGGTGTTCGTGCCCTCCAAGCGGACCAACGCCCGCGGCGTCTCGTGGCCCAACACGGCCGGCACGTCGATCCCGCTCGACCAGTTCTACGTCGTCAAGGCCGGCGCGACCGCGGCCACCATCAACGCGGCCCTCGCCCAGGGCCTCAACCTGCTGTTCACCCCGGGTGTCTACCACCTCGACCAGACCATCAACGTGACCCGGGCCAACACCGTCGTCCTCGGTCTCGGCCTCGCGACCATCGTGCCGGACAACGGCATCGACGCCATGCATGTCGCGGACGTCGACGGAGTCAGGCTCGCCGGATTCCTCATCGACGCCGGCCGCTCCAACTCCGACACCCTGCTCCAGATCGGCCCGTCGGGCTCCTCGGCCGACCACTCCGCCAACCCCACCACCATGCAGGACGTGTTCGTGCGCATCGGCGGCGCGGGCCCCGGCCTCGCCACCAACTCGGTCGTGGTCAACAGCGACGACGTCGTGATCGACCACACCTGGCTCTGGAGAGCCGACCACGGTGACGGGGTCGGCTGGGACACCAACCGCGCCGACTACGGCCTCGTGGTCAACGGTGACGACGTCCTGGCGACCGGCCTGTTCGTCGAACACTTCAACAAGTACGACGTGTTGTGGAACGGCGAGAACGGACGCACGATCTTCTTCCAGAACGAGAAGGCGTACGACGTGCCCAACGCCGCCGCCATCACCCACGACGGCATCGTCGGATACGCGGCGTACAAGGTCGCCGACTCCGTCGCCGTGCACGAGGCATGGGGTCTGGGAAGCTACTGCAACTTCACCACGGACCCGACGATCGTCCAGGCGCACGGCTTCCAGGTCCCGGTGAAGACAGGGGTCAAGATGCACGACATCCTGGTGATCTCCCTGGGTGGCAAGGGCCAGTACGCCCACGTCATCAACAACACCGGCGCACCCACCTCGGGGACGGACACCGTTCCGTCGAAGGTCACACAGTTCCCGTGA
- a CDS encoding ATP-binding protein, which yields MGQPVSEAGQQEQRGALIEASVAYDGDSACIAEARAFTRDFLTRVQAVAGLPVSGRVMGMVPLVVSELVTNAVKYAGGPCLLSLQVERGAVRATVWDSDPTLPVARAADAGRVGQHGLEIVMAVCQAFEVHREPVGKRITAVVTLTDEPDSDVSGSAG from the coding sequence ATGGGCCAACCGGTGAGCGAAGCGGGACAGCAGGAACAGCGGGGTGCACTGATCGAGGCGTCCGTGGCGTACGACGGTGACTCCGCGTGCATCGCCGAGGCGCGGGCGTTCACCCGTGACTTCCTGACGAGGGTGCAGGCGGTCGCCGGGCTGCCCGTCTCCGGACGGGTGATGGGGATGGTCCCGCTGGTCGTCAGCGAACTGGTGACGAACGCGGTCAAGTACGCGGGCGGACCCTGCCTGTTGTCGCTCCAGGTGGAGCGGGGCGCCGTACGGGCGACCGTCTGGGATTCCGACCCGACCCTTCCGGTGGCACGCGCCGCCGACGCGGGCCGCGTCGGCCAGCACGGGCTGGAAATCGTCATGGCCGTGTGCCAGGCCTTCGAGGTGCACCGGGAACCCGTCGGCAAACGGATCACCGCCGTGGTGACGCTGACCGACGAGCCGGACAGTGACGTGAGCGGCTCCGCCGGCTGA
- a CDS encoding sensor histidine kinase → MNIDDTVTRAAVDPPFAEAELPWNHPLARALSRLGRRLKQGDRRRPWILDAAVTAVVALLFCVPDLVHDEDGRHHGFDTQFTHLPWPGTLALQAGLVLPLLWRRRRPSLAFAVITAVFILQLALGVWLRADVAVLIALYSLVLHGELRRLPAACAVTAGALGLVAVRLPSDVHVLDALFFLFSTITAAVALGLAVRIRRGQLAVLRDRATRLEVERDQRSKLAAAAERTRVAREMHDIVGHNLSVIITLADGGAYATDLAPERGKQALLLIGDTGRQALGELRRMLGVLREQTQTPATPELSPQPGIGDIDGLCGRIRAAGPRVVHRSSGELGTLDRGVQLAVYRIVQEALTNALKHGGPETRVDLAVGVADNLLHIDVHDTGPGTGTARSRPHDDEGHGIPGMRERAALYNGTVVAGPASDGGWTLRATLDLTPPAGTDLAPSAAAGGAA, encoded by the coding sequence ATGAACATCGACGACACCGTCACGCGGGCGGCGGTCGACCCGCCCTTCGCGGAGGCCGAGCTGCCGTGGAACCACCCGCTGGCCCGCGCCCTGTCCCGTCTCGGCCGCCGGCTCAAGCAGGGGGACCGCAGAAGGCCGTGGATCCTCGACGCGGCGGTGACGGCTGTCGTGGCGCTGCTGTTCTGCGTGCCGGACCTGGTGCACGACGAGGACGGCCGCCACCACGGATTCGACACCCAGTTCACCCACCTGCCCTGGCCGGGGACCCTCGCGCTGCAGGCCGGACTCGTCCTGCCCCTGCTGTGGCGGCGCCGAAGGCCGTCCCTCGCCTTCGCCGTGATCACCGCGGTGTTCATCCTCCAGCTCGCGCTGGGCGTCTGGCTGCGCGCCGACGTCGCCGTGCTGATCGCCCTCTACAGCCTGGTGCTGCACGGAGAGCTGCGCCGGCTCCCGGCGGCCTGCGCGGTCACGGCCGGCGCGCTGGGCCTGGTCGCCGTGCGGCTGCCGTCCGACGTACATGTACTGGACGCGCTGTTCTTCCTGTTCAGCACCATAACCGCCGCCGTCGCGCTCGGACTGGCCGTACGGATCCGGCGCGGTCAGCTCGCCGTGCTGCGGGACCGCGCGACCCGCCTGGAGGTCGAACGCGACCAGCGCAGCAAGCTGGCAGCCGCCGCGGAACGCACCCGCGTGGCCCGCGAGATGCACGACATCGTCGGTCACAACCTCTCCGTCATCATCACCCTCGCCGACGGCGGCGCGTACGCGACCGACCTCGCGCCGGAACGCGGCAAGCAGGCCCTGCTGCTCATCGGCGACACCGGGCGGCAGGCGCTCGGCGAACTGCGCCGCATGCTCGGCGTCCTGCGCGAGCAGACCCAGACTCCCGCCACGCCCGAGCTGAGCCCCCAGCCGGGCATCGGGGACATCGACGGCCTGTGCGGGCGGATACGGGCCGCCGGCCCGCGGGTCGTCCACCGCAGCAGCGGCGAACTGGGCACCCTGGACCGAGGAGTCCAACTGGCCGTCTACCGCATCGTCCAGGAGGCCCTCACCAACGCCCTCAAGCACGGGGGCCCCGAGACCCGCGTCGATCTCGCGGTGGGCGTCGCGGACAACCTCCTGCACATCGACGTCCACGACACCGGCCCGGGCACCGGCACCGCCCGCTCCCGGCCGCACGACGACGAAGGACACGGAATCCCCGGCATGAGAGAACGCGCGGCCCTCTACAACGGGACAGTCGTCGCGGGACCCGCCTCCGACGGCGGCTGGACCCTTCGGGCGACCCTCGATCTCACGCCGCCCGCCGGGACCGATCTCGCTCCGTCGGCCGCCGCGGGCGGTGCGGCGTGA
- a CDS encoding CsbD family protein — protein MGGEEKAKAKMEQAKGKTKEAAGRAVGNERMTAEGRAEKAKGDARQAKEKTKDVFKG, from the coding sequence GTGGGTGGCGAAGAGAAGGCCAAGGCCAAGATGGAGCAGGCCAAGGGCAAGACGAAGGAGGCGGCCGGACGTGCCGTCGGCAACGAGCGCATGACCGCCGAGGGCCGGGCCGAGAAGGCGAAGGGCGACGCCCGGCAGGCCAAGGAGAAGACGAAGGACGTCTTCAAGGGCTGA